One Nostoc punctiforme PCC 73102 DNA window includes the following coding sequences:
- a CDS encoding DUF4926 domain-containing protein — protein sequence MKVQYPLFSQVALAQDLPEYNLKRGNVATIVEHYPMPEGEEDGYSLEGFDLPNVTIEVPASQIIPISQWQQEEMILAKLRQLSGARLLQLQDYLDFLLQKEESEHQSA from the coding sequence ATGAAGGTACAATACCCCCTATTCTCCCAAGTTGCTTTAGCGCAGGACTTACCAGAATACAACCTGAAACGCGGGAATGTTGCAACAATTGTGGAACATTACCCCATGCCTGAAGGGGAAGAGGACGGGTATAGTCTGGAAGGGTTTGATCTGCCCAATGTAACGATCGAAGTACCAGCGTCTCAAATCATCCCCATTTCCCAGTGGCAGCAAGAAGAAATGATTTTAGCCAAGTTACGCCAGCTATCTGGAGCCAGGCTGTTGCAATTACAAGACTATCTCGATTTTCTGTTGCAAAAAGAAGAGTCTGAGCATCAGAGTGCTTAA
- a CDS encoding Uma2 family endonuclease, producing MTAIAGKHLTLEEYLKYDDRTDSQYELVAGKLVAIQPESPKNVQISLFLLVNFLKFVPVNRLSNKVEIIVAGSRATTRIPDLVVLTDELATALEVATRSTITLDMPPPALVVEVVSPGKANEDREYRYKRSEYAARGIAEYWIVDPQMNRVTVLILVDGFYEETRFTGNTAITSTIFPELQLTAEQILNAG from the coding sequence ATGACTGCGATCGCTGGCAAACATCTAACGCTTGAGGAATATTTGAAGTATGACGATCGCACCGATAGCCAATATGAACTGGTGGCAGGTAAGTTAGTTGCAATCCAACCCGAAAGCCCAAAAAATGTCCAGATATCTCTCTTTTTGCTGGTAAATTTCCTCAAGTTCGTCCCAGTGAATCGATTGAGTAACAAAGTTGAAATTATTGTTGCCGGTTCTCGTGCGACAACTCGCATTCCTGACTTAGTTGTGCTGACAGATGAACTTGCAACAGCCTTAGAAGTTGCAACGCGATCGACAATCACTTTGGATATGCCACCTCCGGCATTAGTTGTCGAAGTCGTTTCTCCTGGCAAAGCTAACGAGGATAGAGAGTATCGCTACAAACGTTCTGAGTACGCTGCAAGAGGAATTGCTGAATATTGGATTGTTGATCCACAAATGAACAGAGTCACCGTGCTGATATTAGTTGACGGGTTTTATGAAGAAACCAGATTTACAGGAAATACTGCGATCACTTCTACTATTTTCCCAGAATTACAGCTAACCGCAGAGCAAATACTCAACGCTGGATAA
- a CDS encoding bifunctional riboflavin kinase/FAD synthetase, which produces MLNLSQNGCSVWVASSSEGLLTPTAVALGKFDGVHLGHQRVIQPVLHPCDRLSVASSPQSKENQQQTNQEYIYSTVVTFDPHPQEFFTGQPRTLLTPLDEKVQQLRSLGVEQLVLLPFDKELSALTPEEFVQKILVQQLQCQRISIGQDFCFGEKRSGTAKDLQLIAAKHNIPVTIVPLQTYTGDSPTQSSCVSTNPTQDARISTSLIRQTLEQGDIENANLLLGRPYTLFGVVVQGQQLGRTIGFPTANLELPKEKFLPRQGVYAVRVFTLSETSNAASSESLGVMNIGNRPTVNGTYSSAEVHLFDWSGDLYGKKLAIELVKFLRPEQKFPSLEALKTQIQLDCVVAKEVLSAEWEQ; this is translated from the coding sequence GTGCTAAATTTGTCTCAAAATGGGTGTTCTGTGTGGGTTGCTTCTTCGAGCGAAGGGCTGCTAACGCCGACTGCTGTTGCCCTTGGCAAGTTTGATGGTGTTCATCTTGGTCATCAAAGGGTAATTCAACCAGTTTTGCACCCTTGCGATCGCTTGTCAGTAGCCAGTAGTCCCCAGTCAAAGGAAAATCAACAACAAACAAATCAAGAATATATCTACTCAACAGTTGTCACCTTTGACCCCCATCCACAGGAGTTTTTCACGGGGCAACCCCGGACTTTGTTAACGCCACTGGATGAAAAAGTCCAACAATTGCGATCGCTTGGGGTAGAACAACTAGTATTACTACCCTTTGATAAAGAATTATCTGCTTTGACCCCCGAAGAATTCGTCCAAAAAATTCTCGTCCAGCAACTGCAATGCCAGCGAATTAGCATCGGGCAGGATTTTTGTTTTGGCGAAAAACGCAGTGGCACTGCTAAAGATTTGCAATTAATCGCCGCCAAACACAATATCCCCGTTACCATCGTTCCCTTACAAACTTATACAGGTGACTCGCCCACCCAAAGCAGTTGCGTCAGTACTAATCCAACTCAAGATGCCCGCATTAGCACTTCATTGATCCGCCAAACCCTTGAACAAGGCGACATCGAAAACGCAAATTTACTACTAGGTCGCCCCTATACTCTCTTTGGTGTTGTGGTTCAAGGTCAACAATTGGGTAGAACAATTGGCTTTCCCACCGCCAATCTCGAACTACCAAAAGAAAAGTTTTTGCCCCGCCAAGGAGTTTACGCTGTCCGTGTTTTTACTCTTAGTGAAACATCAAATGCTGCTTCTAGTGAGAGCTTGGGCGTAATGAACATCGGCAACCGCCCAACTGTAAATGGTACTTATTCATCTGCGGAAGTACATTTATTCGATTGGTCTGGTGATTTGTATGGCAAAAAACTGGCTATAGAATTAGTTAAATTTTTGCGCCCTGAACAAAAATTCCCTTCTCTAGAAGCCTTAAAAACACAAATTCAACTTGACTGCGTTGTTGCTAAAGAAGTTTTGAGTGCTGAGTGGGAACAATAG
- a CDS encoding type II toxin-antitoxin system YafQ family toxin, with amino-acid sequence MRTVVLASSFKRAFKRLVRRQPELQERIEERLALLTADPFDPLLQTHKLKGKLSGA; translated from the coding sequence GTGAGAACTGTAGTTCTGGCATCATCGTTTAAACGAGCATTTAAGCGATTGGTACGACGACAGCCAGAATTACAAGAGCGAATTGAAGAGCGGTTAGCATTACTAACCGCCGATCCATTTGATCCATTATTGCAGACTCATAAACTTAAAGGTAAACTGTCTGGAGCTTAG
- a CDS encoding RecQ family ATP-dependent DNA helicase, with protein sequence MNQPTIKSWQEVRAAFKTIWGYEDFRPPQGEIVNSLLSQKDALIIMPTGGGKSICFQLPALLQTGLTLVVSPLVALMENQVQELRESHQKAALLHSELSSSQRRATLQALERQQLRLLYLSPETLLSAPVWERLCHPQLQINGLILDEAHCLVQWGDTFRPAYRRLGAVRPALLKSKPPGTKISIAAFTATADPSAQKIIQTVLQLQQPEIFRLNPYRPNLHPSIRIAWTPRGRKQQLLKFIQNRPQQSGLVYVRTRRDSEDLAQWLAEMGYATASYHAGLGATERREVEASWLSGKIPFVVCTCAFGMGINKSDVRWVAHFHAPHLLSEYVQEIGRAGRDGKPAEALTLVSEPTGWLDSGDKQRQEFFQEQMRSQQQIAQQLVKKLPKQGEVNAVTRQFPEGATALALLHSSGQLNWLDPFHYTIAQKVGNQPPNQLHAAKQMQQYLTTKQCRWQFLLNAFGFDKEAANLRCGHCDNCCQ encoded by the coding sequence ATGAATCAGCCTACAATAAAATCTTGGCAAGAAGTCCGTGCTGCTTTTAAAACAATCTGGGGTTATGAAGATTTCCGTCCACCACAGGGAGAAATTGTCAATAGTTTATTGTCACAAAAAGATGCGCTGATTATTATGCCCACAGGTGGCGGGAAGTCAATTTGTTTTCAACTTCCCGCACTGCTACAAACAGGATTAACCTTGGTAGTTTCGCCCTTGGTGGCGTTGATGGAAAATCAAGTTCAGGAACTACGAGAAAGCCACCAAAAAGCAGCACTCTTGCATAGTGAATTATCTTCATCTCAACGCCGTGCAACTCTGCAAGCTTTGGAACGTCAACAGCTAAGATTACTTTATTTATCGCCAGAAACTTTGCTCAGTGCGCCAGTTTGGGAAAGATTATGTCACCCGCAATTGCAAATTAATGGTTTGATTTTAGATGAAGCTCATTGTTTGGTGCAGTGGGGTGATACTTTTCGCCCAGCTTATCGCAGATTAGGGGCGGTGCGTCCGGCGTTGCTCAAATCAAAACCACCAGGAACAAAAATTAGTATCGCCGCTTTTACCGCTACTGCTGATCCCTCAGCCCAAAAAATTATTCAAACAGTTTTACAATTACAGCAACCAGAGATTTTCCGCTTGAATCCTTACCGTCCGAACTTGCATCCCAGCATTCGCATTGCTTGGACACCACGGGGTAGGAAACAACAATTATTAAAGTTTATTCAAAATAGACCGCAACAATCGGGATTAGTTTATGTTCGCACTCGGAGAGATAGCGAAGATTTAGCCCAATGGTTAGCAGAGATGGGTTACGCTACAGCTAGCTATCATGCGGGATTGGGTGCAACAGAACGCCGTGAAGTAGAAGCAAGCTGGTTAAGTGGCAAAATCCCCTTTGTTGTTTGTACCTGTGCGTTTGGTATGGGGATAAATAAAAGTGATGTTCGCTGGGTAGCACATTTTCACGCACCACATCTGCTATCTGAATATGTGCAAGAAATCGGCCGCGCTGGAAGGGATGGGAAACCAGCAGAAGCGTTGACATTGGTAAGTGAACCTACGGGGTGGTTAGATTCAGGGGATAAGCAAAGACAGGAGTTTTTTCAAGAACAAATGCGATCGCAACAGCAAATAGCGCAGCAACTTGTGAAAAAATTACCAAAACAGGGAGAAGTGAATGCAGTAACTCGACAATTTCCCGAAGGTGCTACGGCACTAGCTTTACTCCATAGCAGTGGTCAGCTAAACTGGCTTGACCCTTTTCATTACACCATTGCTCAAAAAGTGGGAAATCAGCCACCAAACCAATTACACGCCGCTAAACAGATGCAGCAATACCTAACAACTAAGCAGTGTCGTTGGCAGTTTTTGTTAAATGCCTTTGGTTTTGACAAAGAAGCAGCTAACCTGCGTTGCGGACATTGCGATAATTGCTGTCAATGA
- the pheS gene encoding phenylalanine--tRNA ligase subunit alpha: MTSNLEAQLLALRQEGEKAIAAADTLERLEELRVNYLGKKGELGALLRSMGQMSAEERPKIGAIANTVKESLQTSLDQQRVALEAAQIQVQLEAETLDVTMPGIYSPQGRIHPLNGIIDRALDIFVGMGYTVAQGPEMETDYYNFEALNTPPDHPARDMQDTFYLPDGNLLRTHTSSVQIRYMEREEPPIRVVAPGRVYRRDNVDATHSAVFHQIELLAIDEGLTFTDLKGTIKVFLQAIFGDLPIRFRASYFPFTEPSAEVDLQWNGRWLEVMGCGMVDPNVLKSVGYDPEVYTGFAAGFGVERFAMVLHQIDDIRRLYASDLRFLQQF; encoded by the coding sequence ATGACTAGCAATTTAGAAGCTCAACTTTTAGCACTGCGGCAAGAAGGAGAAAAAGCGATCGCAGCCGCCGACACCCTAGAACGTCTGGAAGAACTCAGAGTTAACTATCTGGGTAAAAAAGGGGAACTGGGGGCGCTGTTGCGAAGTATGGGGCAGATGAGCGCAGAGGAACGACCAAAAATTGGAGCGATCGCCAATACAGTCAAAGAATCTCTGCAAACTAGTCTAGACCAGCAACGTGTTGCCCTCGAAGCCGCGCAAATTCAGGTACAGCTAGAGGCGGAAACTCTCGATGTAACGATGCCAGGAATTTACAGTCCCCAAGGTCGCATTCATCCCCTCAACGGCATTATCGACCGGGCGCTGGATATCTTTGTTGGTATGGGCTATACCGTAGCTCAAGGGCCAGAGATGGAAACAGATTACTACAATTTTGAGGCTCTCAACACCCCGCCAGATCACCCCGCCCGTGATATGCAGGATACCTTCTACCTGCCAGATGGTAATCTTTTACGCACTCATACTTCGTCAGTGCAAATTCGTTACATGGAAAGAGAAGAACCACCGATTCGGGTTGTAGCTCCAGGGCGAGTTTATCGGCGAGATAATGTAGACGCGACTCACTCGGCTGTTTTCCATCAAATAGAACTTTTAGCCATTGATGAGGGACTAACTTTTACAGACCTCAAGGGCACAATTAAAGTATTTTTACAAGCAATTTTTGGCGATTTACCTATTCGCTTCCGCGCCAGTTATTTCCCGTTTACTGAACCTTCTGCTGAAGTGGATTTGCAGTGGAATGGTCGCTGGCTAGAGGTGATGGGCTGCGGTATGGTCGATCCAAATGTACTTAAGTCTGTAGGTTATGACCCAGAAGTTTATACTGGGTTTGCTGCCGGTTTTGGTGTAGAACGCTTTGCAATGGTGTTACATCAAATCGATGATATTCGTCGATTGTATGCTAGTGATTTGAGATTTTTGCAACAATTTTAG
- the surE gene encoding 5'/3'-nucleotidase SurE, producing the protein MRLLISNDDGVSALGIRTLANYLAEAGHDVSVVCPDRERSATGHGLTLHQPIRAEIVESIFHPAVKAWACDGTPSDCVKLALWALLDTPPDLVLSGINQGANLGTEILYSGTVSAAMEGLIEGIPSVALSLISHTSKDFQPAAKFAKVLVDQLAQKPLPDLMLLNVNIPAVKWEEIAGVTLTRQGVRRYIDVFDKRVDPRGKTYYWLTGEVVEDVEPPTGLNLPQNVPTDVQVVRKNYISITPLQYNLTYATVLEKLSDWEFNFT; encoded by the coding sequence ATGAGATTACTAATTAGCAACGACGACGGCGTTTCTGCTTTGGGGATTCGTACCCTAGCCAACTACTTGGCAGAAGCAGGTCATGATGTTAGTGTAGTTTGCCCAGATCGAGAGCGATCGGCAACTGGACATGGATTAACTCTCCACCAACCCATTCGTGCCGAAATTGTAGAGTCAATTTTTCATCCTGCTGTCAAAGCTTGGGCTTGCGATGGTACGCCTTCAGATTGCGTCAAATTGGCGCTGTGGGCTTTGCTAGATACTCCTCCCGATTTGGTTCTCTCTGGCATTAATCAAGGTGCAAATTTGGGAACTGAAATCTTGTATTCTGGAACTGTTTCGGCGGCAATGGAAGGTCTAATTGAAGGTATTCCCAGCGTAGCCCTAAGTCTTATTAGTCACACATCTAAAGACTTTCAACCTGCTGCTAAGTTTGCCAAAGTTCTCGTAGACCAGTTAGCCCAAAAACCTCTACCAGATTTAATGTTGCTCAACGTTAATATTCCTGCTGTGAAGTGGGAAGAAATTGCTGGAGTGACACTTACCCGTCAAGGAGTACGGCGTTACATTGATGTGTTTGATAAACGAGTTGATCCTCGTGGAAAAACGTACTATTGGTTAACTGGAGAAGTAGTTGAGGATGTGGAACCTCCAACTGGATTAAATCTGCCTCAAAATGTACCAACAGATGTGCAGGTTGTACGTAAAAATTACATCAGTATAACTCCGTTACAATACAATCTAACTTACGCAACTGTACTAGAGAAATTGTCTGATTGGGAATTCAATTTTACCTGA
- a CDS encoding AAA family ATPase yields the protein MREKIDALTQNLALTIVGKAEAIRLVLVALLGGGHALLEDVPGVGKTLLAKSLARSLDGKFQRLQCTPDLLPTDITGTNIWNPKSGEFTFLPGPVFTNILLADEINRATPRTQSALLEVMEEHQVTVDGVSRLVPQPFFVIATQNPIEYQGTFPLPEAQMDRFMLSLSLGYPSEAEELLMLQNLQNGIKVGDLQPCITLAEVQELRYICSQVKVTTSLQQYILELVRATRQDEEIALGVSPRGTLALQRAAQALAFLLGRDYAIPDDVKFLVPHVLCHRLIPRGGRNARTVVERLLRSVSIP from the coding sequence ATGAGAGAAAAAATTGACGCTTTAACACAAAATCTGGCTCTTACCATTGTTGGCAAAGCTGAAGCAATACGCTTAGTGCTAGTAGCCTTGCTAGGTGGTGGTCATGCCCTGCTAGAAGATGTTCCTGGTGTTGGTAAAACCCTACTCGCTAAATCTCTAGCTCGTTCACTGGATGGTAAGTTTCAACGCCTACAATGTACCCCCGATTTACTGCCAACTGATATTACTGGCACCAATATCTGGAACCCAAAAAGCGGCGAATTTACTTTTCTCCCTGGGCCAGTCTTTACGAATATTCTCTTAGCTGACGAAATTAACCGCGCTACACCCCGCACTCAGTCAGCTTTGCTGGAAGTTATGGAGGAACATCAGGTAACAGTCGATGGTGTCTCTCGTCTAGTTCCCCAGCCCTTCTTTGTCATCGCTACTCAAAACCCGATCGAGTATCAAGGTACTTTTCCCCTGCCGGAAGCGCAAATGGATCGGTTCATGTTGTCGCTGAGTTTGGGCTATCCTTCGGAGGCAGAAGAACTCCTGATGCTGCAAAATCTCCAAAATGGTATTAAGGTTGGTGATTTGCAGCCTTGTATTACCTTGGCAGAAGTACAGGAATTGCGTTACATCTGCTCTCAAGTAAAAGTAACAACCTCCTTGCAACAGTACATCCTCGAATTGGTGCGGGCAACACGCCAAGATGAGGAAATCGCTCTTGGTGTCAGTCCGCGTGGCACATTAGCATTACAACGGGCTGCCCAAGCGTTAGCTTTTCTATTAGGGCGTGATTATGCCATTCCCGATGATGTGAAATTTCTCGTCCCTCACGTTCTTTGCCATCGCCTTATTCCTAGAGGAGGACGCAACGCTAGAACTGTTGTTGAGCGATTATTGCGATCGGTTTCTATTCCTTAA
- a CDS encoding DUF6883 domain-containing protein yields MYSIISTQNSCHEPMAFLAQDAIIAEEKLTKYLLVPLPKDDKSKFLARAGYTLDNWQQLEQDLRTQVLTQPAEQIEITRYGQKYAIRACLRGINGVELNILTIWIVANNTTKFVTLVPDQGGNL; encoded by the coding sequence ATGTACTCAATAATTTCTACCCAAAATTCATGCCATGAACCGATGGCCTTTTTAGCGCAGGATGCAATAATCGCAGAAGAAAAGCTAACCAAATATCTGCTTGTGCCGTTGCCAAAAGACGATAAATCTAAATTTCTGGCTAGGGCTGGGTACACACTAGACAACTGGCAACAACTTGAACAGGATCTACGCACTCAAGTTTTAACGCAACCTGCCGAGCAGATCGAAATAACTCGCTATGGTCAGAAGTATGCCATTCGTGCGTGTCTGCGAGGGATTAATGGCGTTGAACTCAATATTTTAACCATTTGGATAGTTGCCAATAATACAACTAAATTTGTCACCTTAGTGCCAGATCAAGGAGGAAACTTATGA
- a CDS encoding MBL fold metallo-hydrolase translates to MSRIENQFTVQFWGVRGSIPSPGPHTVRYGGNTPCISMQAGDKRLVFDAGTGLHVLGQSWLRQMPLEGHIFFTHSHWDHMQGFPFFTPGFVKGNDFHIYGAIAPDGSTIEQRLNDQMLHPNFPVPLQIMQANLKFYDIRPGQPIHIDDVTVETAPLNHPGEAVGYRVNWRGGAVAYITDTEHFPDRLDDNVLWLARNADILVYDSTYTDEEYHSPKTPKIGWGHSTWQEAVKVAQAANVKTLVIYHHDPAHNDDFLDCVGQQASEKFPGAIMAREGMVLQIPTSVALSESFPVSKFST, encoded by the coding sequence ATGTCTAGGATAGAGAATCAATTTACCGTACAATTTTGGGGCGTTCGCGGCAGCATCCCCAGCCCAGGGCCACACACCGTTCGCTACGGCGGTAATACCCCTTGCATATCAATGCAAGCGGGCGATAAACGCTTAGTTTTCGATGCTGGCACGGGACTACATGTTTTGGGGCAATCTTGGTTGCGCCAAATGCCGTTAGAAGGTCACATATTTTTTACTCACTCTCACTGGGATCACATGCAGGGTTTTCCCTTCTTTACCCCAGGATTTGTCAAGGGTAATGACTTTCATATCTACGGTGCGATCGCACCTGATGGATCGACCATAGAGCAGCGCCTCAACGATCAAATGTTACACCCGAACTTTCCCGTACCCTTGCAGATTATGCAAGCCAATTTAAAGTTCTATGACATTCGACCGGGGCAACCAATCCACATTGATGACGTTACCGTAGAAACAGCACCTTTAAACCATCCAGGAGAAGCCGTAGGATACCGTGTCAACTGGCGTGGTGGTGCTGTTGCTTATATTACTGATACCGAACATTTTCCTGACCGGCTCGATGACAATGTGCTGTGGCTAGCTCGTAATGCTGATATTCTGGTTTACGATTCCACCTACACAGATGAAGAATACCACTCCCCAAAAACCCCAAAAATTGGCTGGGGACATTCTACCTGGCAAGAAGCGGTGAAAGTGGCACAAGCTGCTAACGTCAAAACTTTGGTAATTTACCACCACGACCCCGCCCACAATGACGACTTTTTGGATTGTGTAGGGCAACAAGCCTCTGAGAAATTTCCCGGTGCTATTATGGCACGGGAAGGAATGGTACTTCAGATTCCTACCTCAGTAGCCTTATCAGAATCTTTTCCTGTTAGTAAGTTTTCTACCTAA
- a CDS encoding cytochrome c — protein MSIFVKRKIRDGDRQGLQQSAEREFKRQFFGLLLVIVTWSLAMGWLLALATNAHSATPPVEIGTVDVVPAQYQLGQELYLENCSTCHIALPPAVLPTQTWKNLLQDSQHYGAQLQPLVDPPRILVWKYLSTFSRVQRDDEETPYRLSNSRYFKALHPGVKLPRPVQLGSCVSCHPSATDYNFRRLTAEWK, from the coding sequence ATGTCAATTTTTGTTAAGCGCAAAATCCGCGATGGCGATCGCCAAGGTTTACAGCAAAGTGCCGAACGTGAATTCAAACGCCAATTTTTCGGTTTACTTCTGGTAATTGTAACGTGGAGCCTAGCTATGGGTTGGCTTCTAGCCTTGGCAACTAACGCTCACAGTGCTACTCCTCCCGTCGAAATTGGTACTGTTGACGTAGTACCTGCACAGTACCAACTTGGGCAAGAGCTGTATTTGGAAAACTGCTCCACCTGCCACATTGCCTTACCACCAGCCGTTTTACCCACCCAAACTTGGAAAAATCTCCTGCAAGACTCGCAGCACTACGGCGCACAACTACAGCCTTTAGTCGATCCGCCGCGCATTTTGGTGTGGAAATATCTTTCAACTTTCTCGCGTGTGCAGCGAGACGACGAAGAAACACCCTATCGCCTCAGTAACTCACGTTATTTCAAAGCTTTACATCCAGGAGTTAAGTTACCACGTCCAGTCCAGCTTGGCAGTTGTGTCAGCTGTCATCCTAGCGCTACTGACTACAATTTCCGCCGCCTGACAGCAGAATGGAAGTGA
- a CDS encoding alpha/beta hydrolase family protein, which produces MSSAQAPSLPPLIPREILFGNPEKTSPQLSPDGKYLAYIAPDEKNVLQVWLRTIGQEDDQILTADKKRGIRIFFWTYNADQLIYMQDSDGDENFHLHLVNIHSKIVRDLTPFQGVKAELVELEPKFPEQVLVALNLNNPQKFDVYRINLKNGAVEFDTDNPGNIISWTSDADFQIRAATASTADGGYDLLLQKPDKQWEILRHWGSEEEGNSVSFSADGKTLYIQGNHDANAKRLLAVDLDTRQETVIAEDEQYDVVGIIIQPLTRVIQAVSFYKDKQEWQVIDQSIAADFEEIAKVRPGEFSIISRDLEDKTWLVAYRTDDGPVYYYAYNRESKTSTFLFSNQPKLETLQLASMEPISYEARDGLTIHSYLTTPVGIPTQNLPTVLLVHGGPWARDVWGFSPTAQWLANRGYAVLQVNFRGSTGYGKAFLNAGNREWAGKMHDDLIDSVNWLVEQGISDPQKIAIMGGSYGGYATLVGLTFTPELFAAGVDIVGPSNLITLIGTIPPYWEPLKAMLYHRVGNLETEEEFLKSRSPLFFADRIQKPLLIGQGANDPRVKQAESDQIVNAMQEAGLPVQYALYTDEGHGFARPENRLHFFAIAEEFLAKYLDGRFEPLGDIQGHSGIVK; this is translated from the coding sequence ATGTCATCTGCTCAAGCGCCCTCCCTACCACCGTTGATTCCGCGCGAAATACTGTTTGGGAATCCCGAAAAAACCAGCCCACAACTCTCGCCTGATGGCAAGTACTTGGCATATATCGCCCCTGATGAGAAAAATGTCTTGCAGGTATGGTTGCGAACTATAGGGCAAGAAGACGACCAGATATTAACTGCCGACAAAAAGCGCGGTATCCGCATTTTCTTCTGGACTTATAACGCCGACCAGTTGATTTATATGCAAGACTCGGATGGCGACGAGAATTTTCACCTCCACTTGGTTAATATTCACTCTAAAATTGTGCGTGACTTAACGCCATTCCAGGGTGTAAAAGCTGAACTCGTGGAACTGGAACCTAAATTTCCAGAGCAAGTACTGGTAGCGTTGAACTTAAACAATCCCCAAAAGTTTGATGTTTACCGCATTAACCTTAAAAATGGTGCTGTAGAGTTCGATACCGATAACCCCGGTAACATTATCAGTTGGACATCTGACGCTGATTTCCAAATACGTGCAGCGACAGCTAGCACAGCCGATGGTGGTTACGATTTGTTATTGCAGAAACCAGATAAACAGTGGGAAATTCTCCGCCACTGGGGGTCAGAAGAGGAAGGCAATTCTGTTAGCTTCTCGGCTGATGGTAAAACCCTTTATATTCAAGGGAATCACGATGCTAACGCCAAACGTCTGCTAGCTGTTGACCTAGACACCCGTCAAGAAACCGTCATTGCTGAAGATGAACAGTATGATGTTGTGGGAATAATCATTCAGCCACTGACGCGAGTTATCCAAGCAGTTTCTTTCTATAAAGATAAACAGGAATGGCAAGTAATTGACCAAAGTATCGCCGCTGATTTTGAAGAAATCGCCAAGGTGCGTCCTGGAGAATTCTCTATAATTAGCCGCGACTTGGAAGATAAAACCTGGCTAGTAGCTTATAGAACTGACGATGGGCCAGTTTATTACTATGCCTACAACCGAGAGTCCAAAACTAGCACCTTCCTTTTTAGCAACCAACCCAAACTAGAAACGTTGCAGTTAGCTTCAATGGAACCGATTTCCTATGAAGCGCGGGATGGTTTAACTATCCACAGTTACCTGACAACCCCTGTAGGAATACCTACCCAAAATCTCCCAACAGTATTACTGGTTCACGGTGGCCCTTGGGCGCGGGATGTTTGGGGTTTCTCTCCCACAGCGCAATGGCTAGCTAACCGGGGTTATGCCGTTCTGCAAGTGAACTTTCGCGGTTCCACTGGCTACGGTAAAGCATTTTTGAATGCTGGGAATCGGGAATGGGCTGGCAAAATGCACGACGACTTGATTGACAGCGTGAACTGGCTGGTAGAACAAGGCATTTCCGATCCGCAAAAGATTGCGATTATGGGCGGTTCTTATGGCGGTTACGCCACCTTAGTGGGGTTAACTTTTACACCAGAACTCTTTGCGGCTGGGGTGGATATTGTCGGGCCGAGTAACCTGATTACTTTGATAGGAACTATACCGCCTTATTGGGAACCATTGAAGGCAATGCTTTATCATCGCGTTGGTAATTTAGAGACAGAAGAGGAGTTTCTGAAATCGCGATCGCCTTTATTCTTCGCTGACCGGATTCAAAAACCTTTACTCATCGGTCAAGGTGCAAACGATCCGCGGGTGAAACAAGCAGAAAGCGATCAAATTGTCAACGCAATGCAGGAGGCTGGTTTGCCTGTGCAATATGCACTTTACACAGATGAAGGACATGGTTTTGCCAGACCAGAAAATCGGTTGCACTTTTTTGCGATCGCAGAAGAGTTTCTCGCCAAATACTTAGATGGTAGATTTGAACCTTTGGGAGATATTCAAGGTCATTCAGGAATAGTTAAATAA